Proteins encoded by one window of Panicum virgatum strain AP13 chromosome 7N, P.virgatum_v5, whole genome shotgun sequence:
- the LOC120683230 gene encoding 11-beta-hydroxysteroid dehydrogenase 1A-like, which translates to MTVFSRLAGAALQVSLTALLAAVVPPYYVYKLTTYLLGAVFPEDVAGKVVLITGASAGIGEHLAYEYAKRGAYLALVARREVSLREVGDRALALGSPGVLVSPADVSKAEDCEKFVDDTIRYFGRLDHLVNNASIWQVCKFEEVEDVNHFRTLMDINFWGHVYPTRLAIPHLKKTNGRIVGVTSNSSYIFIGRNTFYNASKAAALNFYDTLRMELGGDIRITEVVPGVVESEITKGKILTKEGEMKVDQDERDAILGPTPVERVGDFARTVVRDVCRGARYVFEPRWYMGVYLLRVCLPEVLAWNSRLLTVHRAGASSTDTLGKWLVELPGVRRAAQPPSLRSPEIKDE; encoded by the exons ATGACGGTGTTTAGCAGGCTGGCCGGAGCGGCGCTGCAGGTGTCGCTGACGGCGCTCCTGGCGGCCGTCGTCCCGCCGTACTACGTGTACAAGCTCACTACCTACCTCCTCGGCGCCGTCTTTCCCGAGGACGTCGCCGGCAAGGTCGTCCTCatcaccggcgcctccgccggcaTCGGCGAG CACCTGGCTTACGAGTACGCCAAGAGGGGAGCCTACCTGGCGCTGGTGGCGAGGAGGGAGGTGAGCCTCCGCGAGGTCGGCGACAGGGCGCTGGCGCTCGGCTCCCCGGGCGTCCTCGTCTCGCCGGCCGACGTCTCCAAGGCTGAAGACTGCGAGAAGTTCGTCGACGACACGATCCGCTACTTCGGTCGGC TGGACCACCTGGTGAACAACGCCTCGATCTGGCAGGTGTGCAAGTTCGAAGAGGTGGAGGACGTGAACCACTTCAGAACACTCATG GACATCAACTTCTGGGGCCATGTGTACCCAACCCGGCTCGCCATCCCTCACCTGAAGAAGACCAACGGCCGGATCGTCGGCGTCACCTCCAACTCGTCCTACATATTCATCGGGAGGAACACCTTCTACAAT GCTAGCAAGGCGGCAGCGCTGAACTTCTACGACACCCTGCGGATGGAGCTTGGCGGCGACATCCGCATCACCGAGGTGGTGCCGGGCGTGGTGGAGTCGGAGATCACCAAGGGGAAGATCCTCACCAAGGAGGGCGAGATGAAGGTGGACCAGGACGAAAGAGAC GCGATCCTGGGGCCGACGCCGGTGGAGCGCGTCGGCGACTTCGCGCGGACGGTGGTGCGCGACGTGTGCCGGGGCGCGAGGTACGTGTTCGAGCCGAGGTGGTACATGGGGGTGTACCTGCTCCGGGTCTGCCTCCCGGAGGTCCTGGCCTGGAACTCCCGCCTCCTCACCGTCCACAGGGCCGGCGCATCCTCCACCGACACGCTGGGGAAGTGGCTCGTCGAGCTGCCCGgcgtccgccgcgccgcgcagccGCCGTCGCTCCGGTCGCCGGAGATCAAGGACGAGTAG
- the LOC120683794 gene encoding recQ-mediated genome instability protein 1-like has product MRRRNLVVHSDSDEDDGEGTPTATPASASASVAGGGGSGSVGRPSPSSNPSPLPVPIPSLSQPFDPVVISDDDAEEEVDEIVDSDGDFPIVDAPEVISPPPPPPPPPAPAPSPPPTATPFRTPTPTPPPPAPAPAPAPAPPPTTTPFRTPTPTPPPPRTPIPTPPPPMPAPGTSPTTTSFRTPTPTPPLGRMPPSTAPPHPSPPPSALSGRLHPVYELLRGLGLRLRPEWLESCAAGIPGFDGLCAEAQARRCFEQFLFADMNACGAGVLPEGVGSMHAAVLDGPFVLQVDEIVNMSAPLKERYRDAHAGPKRCLKLSMTDGIQRIFGMEYRPIKDLAVLAPAGLKIIIRNVHIRRGLLVLVPEVIDILGGIADELEAARDRLVSEVNKPPRGKRKQGGLPLSSRAILTAWPCSTNVTNGGQGISMPGAVNSSHPTGFGTIRPCTNVTNGGEQGISMPRAVNSSHPTGLGIGRSTETVVEEHVSPPVVVNTVQEQIQGVQDINMEDPSTYDTRKNTETSAHTAHEYNRTHINETSTQTIIEECVVPPIRANNAHEQIRLINGSTTKPQDITMQE; this is encoded by the exons ATGAGGCGCCGGAACCTAGTTGTCCATTCCGATTccgacgaggacgacggcgagggcacgcccaccgccacccccgcctCCGCTTCGGcctccgtcgccggcggcggcggcagcggaagcgTCGGCCGGCCCTCGCcctcctcaaaccctagccccctcccGGTCCCCATCCCTTCCCTCTCGCAGCCCTTCGATCCCGTCGTGATCTCCGACGACGatgcggaggaggaggtcgaCGAGATTGTGGACTCCGACGGGGACTTCCCCATCGTCGACGCCCCCGAGGTtatctccccgccgccgccgccgccgccacctcccgcccccgctccctctccccctcctaCCGCTACCCCGTTCCGGACCCCAACCCCAACCCCGCCTcctcccgcccccgcccccgcccccgctcccgctccccctCCTACCACTACCCCGTTCCGGACCCCAACTCCGaccccacctccgccgcggaCCCCAATCCCGACTCCGCCTCCTCCCATGCCCGCTCCGGGCACCTCTCCTACCACTACCTCGTTCCGGACCCCAACTCCGACTCCACCTCTGGGGCGGATGCCGCCTTCAACAGCGCCTCCGcacccgagcccgccgccgtcggcgctgAGCGGGCGGCTGCACCCGGTGTACGAGCTCCTGCGGGGGCTCGGGCTGCGGCTCCGGCCGGAGTGGCTCGAGTCCTGCGCGGCGGGCATTCCCGGCTTCGACGGCCTCTGCGCGGAGGCGCAGGCCAGGCGGTGCTTCGAGCAGTTCCTCTTCGCCGACATGAACGCCTGCGGGGCTGGGGTCCTCCCGGAGGGTGTTGGGAGCATgcacgccgccgtcctcgaTGGCCCCTTCGTGCTCCAG GTTGATGAAATTGTCAACATGTCAGCTCCTTTGAAGGAAAGATATCGTGATGCACATGCGGGGCCAAAACGATGCTTAAAACTGTCAATGACAGATGGCATCCAACGCATATTTGGAATGGAATACAGGCCTATCAAAGACCTGGCAGTTCTAGCTCCTGCTGGACTAAAG ATTATTATAAGGAATGTGCACATAAGGAGGGGGCTTCTTGTGTTAGTTCCCGAGGTTATTGATATTCTTGGGGGCATAGCTGATGAATTGGAAGCAGCGCGTGATAGACTTGTGTCTGAAGTAAACAAACCACCTCGTGGGAAAAG GAAGCAAGGTGGGTTACCATTGTCTTCAAGAGCCATTCTAACTGCCTGGCCATGTAGTACCAATGTTACAAATGGTGGGCAAGGGATCTCAATGCCTGGAGCAGTTAATTCTTCTCATCCAACAGGATTTGGTACTATAAGGCCATGTACCAATGTGACGAATGGTGGTGAGCAAGGGATCTCAATGCCAAGAGCAGTTAATTCCTCTCATCCAACAGGATTAG GTATTGGTAGAAGTACAGAAACTGTGGTTGAAGAGCATGTTAGCCCTCCTGTAGTAGTTAACACTGTCCAAGAGCAAATCCAGGGTGTCCAAGACATTAACATGGAGGATCCATCTACTTATGATACCAGGAAAAATACAGAAACTTCTGCACATACTGCCCATGAATATAATCGCACTCATATAAATGAAACAAGTACACAGACTATCATAGAAGAATGTGTTGTCCCTCCTATTAGAGCAAACAATGCCCATGAACAAATACGTTTGATTAATGGATCAACAACCAAACCACAAGATATCACCATGCAGGAATAG